In Piliocolobus tephrosceles isolate RC106 chromosome 5, ASM277652v3, whole genome shotgun sequence, a single genomic region encodes these proteins:
- the ID4 gene encoding DNA-binding protein inhibitor ID-4 gives MKAVSPVRPSGRKASSGCGGGELALRCLAEHGHSLGGSAAAAAAAAAARCKAAEAAADEPALCLQCDMNDCYSRLRRLVPTIPPNKKVSKVEILQHVIDYILDLQLALETHPALLRQPPPPAPPHHPAGTCPAAPPRTPLTALNTDPAGAVNKQGDSILCR, from the exons ATGAAGGCTGTGAGCCCGGTGCGCCCCTCGGGCCGCAAGGCGTCGTCGGGCTGCGGCGGTGGGGAGCTGGCGCTGCGCTGCCTGGCCGAGCATGGCCACAGCCTGGGTGGCTCGGcagccgcggcggcggcggcggcggcagcgcgCTGCAAGGCGGCCGAGGCGGCGGCCGACGAGCCGGCGCTCTGCCTGCAGTGCGATATGAACGACTGCTATAGTCGCCTGCGGAGGCTAGTGCCCACCATCCCGCCCAACAAGAAAGTCAGCAAAGTGGAGATCCTGCAGCACGTTATCGACTACATCCTGGACCTGCAGCTGGCGTTGGAGACGCATCCAGCTCTACTGAGGCAGCCACCACCGCCCGCGCCGCCACACCACCCGGCCGGGACCTGTCCAGCCGCGCCGCCGCGGACCCCGCTCACGGCACTCAACACAGACCCG GCCGGCGCGGTGAACAAGCAGGGCGACAGCATTCTGTGCCGCTGA